The segment CCGAACGGCGAACCGGTGAGCATCGTGGATGTGCCCGGCCACATTGACTTCATCGAGAACATGCTGGCCGGCGTCGGCGGCGTAGATGCGGCCTTGCTGGTCATCGCAGCCGACGAAGGCCCCATGCCCCAGACTGTTGAGCACCTCGCCATCCTCGGCTTGCTTCAAGTGCGCTGCGGCATCGTCGCTTTGACCAAGTTGGATCTCATATCCGACCCGACGTGGATCGCGCTGGTGAACGACGAGATCCGCCGGTTGCTCGCAGGAACGCCGCTGGCCGGCGCAGCCATCGTGCCGGTCAGCGCCAAGACCGGCCAGGGTTTGGCAGAGCTCAGCGCGGCTTTGGCGCGCGCGTTGGCGGATGCGCCCGCGCGTCGCGATATCGGCCGGCCGCGCCTGCCGGTGGATCGCGCTTTTAAGCTGCCGGGGTTCGGCGTGGTAGTGACCGGCACGCTGAGCGATGGCGTCTTCGAGGTCGGCGACGAGGTGGAGGTGATCACCCAGCGCGGTGAAACTTTGTCCGCGCGCATTCGCGGCCTACAAACGCACAAGCAGAAGATCACCCGCGCGCACATCGGCAGCCGCCTGGCCGTCAACCTTTCCGGCATCGCGGCCGAGCACATCGCGCGCGGCTGCGTCGTCGCCCGCCCCGGCACGCTCGCTCCGACGACGCTGGTGGACGCCTGGCTGGAGGTGCTGAGCGACCACGCGCGCCAAGCAACCGCCATGCGCCGCGCGTTCGCGCTGCGCCACAATGCCGAGGTGAAGATCTTCAGCGGCGCGGCGCATAGCGTCGCGCGCGTCCGGCTGTTGGAGGGGGATGCGCTCCTGCCGGGTGAATCAGGCTGGGCGCAGTTGCAACTGGCTGCGCCGATGGCGTTGGCCAACGGCGACCGATTTATCGTGCGCCTGCCCTCGCCATCCGTCACCATCGGCGGCGGGGTGATCGTCAATGCGCATCCGCAAATGCGCTACCGGCGCAAGGGCGGCCGCGCCGACGATCAGGTGCTTAAACGACTGGCGACGTTGCGGCGCGGCTCGCCCACCGAACGCCTCTTGCAGGCGTTGGAGGAGCTGGCCTTCGCCTCGCCGGCCGAAGCCGCCGCCAGGGCGCAACTGGAAGCCGAAGATTTGCAAGCCGCCCTGGCCGATTTGTCTGAGCAAGGCGCGATCGTCATCGCGCCCGATGCAAAGGGCGGTCGCATCCTCAGTGGTCGCGAGACGTGGCAGAGGATGCGCCACAGCGCGCAGGAAATCCTGGACGCCTATCACAAAGCGCATCCGCTGGCCGAGGGGATGCCACGTGAGGCGCTGCGCAGCCGATTGGGCTTGCCGGCAGAGGTCTTCGATGCCCTGCTCAAGTCGGGTTATGACTCGTCCGATTCGACCCGTTTCGTGGATTCCGGCGGCGTGGTGCGGCTAGCGACTCATGAGATTCGCTTCGATGCCGACCAGCAGGCGGCGGTGGATGCGCTGCTGGCGCGGTGCCGGGCGCAGCCCTGGGCGACGCCGTCCGTCAAAGAGGCGCGCGCCGCCGTCGGCGATCCGGTCTATGAAGTGATGCTCCGACGGCGCATGCTCGTTCAACTCAACGACGAGGTGGTTTTGCTGCCGGAGACCTATGCGCAGGCCGTGGAGCAAGTGCGCGATTTCATCGCGCGCGAAGGTTCGATGACCGCAGCGCAGGCCCGCGACTTATTCGGCACGACGCGCAAATACGCCCTGGCGCTGATGGAGCACCTGGACGCGATCGGCGTGACCTGTCGGCTGGGCGATGCGCGCGTGCTCAAAGGGTGAGCACACCGTTAGGGGCGACGCTCGGCCGACACTGAGAATCGGTGGGGAAAAAGAGAAACCGGCCCGCCGGCCGGCCCCCGGGGCGGTGCGGCGACTCCGCACCGCCCCATCCGCCAGTGATTGCGTCGCGCGACGCGCCGCAAGGTTACTTCACAGCAATCTTGATCTGCTTCGGCTTGACAACCTCGGCCTTCGGAATGTGCAGGGTGAGAATGCCGTTCTCGAACGTGGCCTGCGCCTTATCCGCCTCTACCTCGGTGGGCAGCGCAATGCTCCGCTCGAACGAGCTGTAGCGGATCTCGCGCCGATGCCAGCGGCTCTTCTCATCCTTGTCCTCTTGCTCCTGCTTCCACTCGCCCTTCAGGGTGAGCATGCCGTTCTCCACCGTCACATCCACATCCTCCGGCTTCCAACCGGGCAGCGCTGCCTTGACCGTGAAGCCCTCCGGCGTCTCCACGACGTCCACCGCCGGCGCCTCAAAGTCAAAGCCATCCCCTAGCCAGCGGCTGGTGTTGACGAAGGCGTTGCGCATCAACTGATCCATCACTTCGCTCAGCGCGAGCATCTCACCGGCCGGATTCCAAGTCCTACGAGTCAGATAAGTTGCCATAGCTTTCCCTCCTGTTTATGAATCATTTTTACCCGGCGCTCTTGGCGCCACATTCAGCCTGCATCGTAGGGAGGAAGCGTTAGAGCGTGTTAGACGAAACGTTAAAGATGCGTTGGATTTTCGGTGCGCTCGTAGCGCGTCAGCCAGGTCTGCGCGAACGCCGCGAAGCGTTGTTGGACGATGGCCTCGCGCGCTGCGCGCATCAGGTTGAGGAGGAAGGCGATGTTGTGGACGCTCATCAAATATAGGCCCAGGATTTCGCCCGCCTGAAGCAGGTGGCGGACGTAAGCCCGGCTGAAGTTGCGGCAGGTGTAGCAATCGCACTCCGGATCAATCGGTCGTTCGTCCTCGGCGTAGATGCGGTTGCGCATGTTGATGCGCCCATCGCGCGTGAAAGCGGCTCCGTGGCGCGCCAGCCGCGTCGGCAACACACAATCGGCCATGTCTACGCCGCGCTGCACGGCGCGAATGAGATCCGTCGGCTCGCCGACGCCCATCAGATAGCGCGGCTTATGGGCGGGCAGGGCGTCGTCCATCCACGCGATGACCTGGAACATGTCGGCCTTTTCTTCTCCAACGGCCAGGCCGCCGATGGCGTAGCCCGGGAAGTCGAGTGACGTGAGGAAGCGCGCCGACTGCTCGCGCAGATCGCGGAAGATGCCGCCCTGCGCGATGCCGAACAAGGCTTGGTCGGTGCGGGTGTGCGCTTCCCGACAGCGAGCCGCCCAGGCGTGCGTGCGGGCCAGCGCGATGGCGTTGTACTCGCGGTCGGTCGGCGGCGGGCACTCGTCGAAGCACATGATGATGTCGGCGCCGAGGTTCTCCTGAATGCGGATGGCCTTCTCCGGCGTGAAGCGATGCAGCGAACCATCCAGGTGGCTCCTGAAGGTGACGCCGTCGTCGTCAATCTTGCGCATCTCGCTGAGCGAGAATACCTGAAAGCCGCCGCTATCGGTCAGGATGGGGTGCGACCAACTCATGAAGCGGTGCAACCCGCCGCGCCGCGCAATCCGCTCATCGCCAGGGCGCAAATACAGGTGATAGGTGTTGGCGAGGATGATCTGCGCGCCCACTTCTTCGAGGTCGCGCGGCGGGATTGCCTTCACGGTCGCCTGAGTGCCGACCGGCATGAAGGCCGGCGTGAGCACCGCGCCGTGTGGGGTCTGCAAGACGCCGGCGCGTGCGCGCCCATCGGTACAGGTCAGCTCGAAGGAGAAGCACATGGAGAGCGCGCTAGACGACGTTCACCTCCATCCCCTCCCCTGGCTACCACGCGACGTTGAGGTTGATGAACACGCCGATGAGCAGCGCCGAGAGGAAGCACAGGGCGATGATGTAGCCCACCACGCGCGGACGAAAGACGTTCAGATACAGCGTGGTGCTCTTGATGTCCACCATCGGCCCGAAGACTAGGAAGGCGATGACCGAGCCAACGGTGAACGTATTGACAAACGACAGCGCCAGGAACGCATCCACCGTGCTGCATACCGAGAGCACGAACGCCAGCAACTGCAACGCGATGACCGAGGTGACCGAGTCGCGGCCAATGCCGATCAAGGCTTGCTGCGGAATGAAGGTCTGCAGCGTGGCGGCGAGCAACGTGCCGACGACGAGGAACCGCCCCATGTCGAAAAATTCATCGGCGGCGATGCTGAAGGCATTTTGCAGGCGCAGGATGATCGAACCGGAGGGCTGTTCGGGGACGAGTGGCGAATCACCTCGCCAGGAGCTGAGGCGTTGCGCGCGCCAGGCGTCCATGCCTCCCATCACGGGGGCGAATGTGCGCGGCGCGATGACGCGGGCAAGGTTGGACTGCACACCGAATACCAGGCCGATGCCGGTCGCGATCAATAACGTGAAAGCGATGCGCCCCCAGAAGATCGGCCCAGGGCCGAAGGCGGCGTAGGTGCTAGCGATGACGATCGGGTTCAGCACGGGCGCGCCGAGCAAAAAGGCGATGCCCGCCGAGATGGGGAAGCCTTTCTGGTATAGCCGCCGCACCACCGGCACGACGCCGCACTCGCACACGGGGAAGATCATCCCCAACAGTGCGCCGGCGATCGCGCCGGCGATTTTGTTGCGCGGGAAGAGGCGCGCGATGTCATCGGCAGTGACAAACTCGGCGATCAACCCCGAAGTCAGGCTGCCCAGCAGCAGGAAGGGCGCTGCTTCGATAAAAATGCCCAGGAAGACCGTGACGTAGTTTTGCAGCAGATCGGGGAGTGGCACCGCGGGCAGGCGCAGAATCGGCAGCAAGGCGTCCAGCGCGATTGTGCCGAGCAGCATGGCCAGCGCAATGAGCAGCAGGGTGGATAGCCGTTGCTGAGTCATGCCTTCGGCGCAATTGTAGCGCCCGCGCGAGGCGCGATGCGCGGGGGAAGCCGGGCCGATGTGGGCGTTCGCCGTGGTTGTAGTTGAGATGCCGAAGGTGGGAATCGAACCCACACTCCCGTAAGGGAACACGATTTTGAGTCGTGCGCGTCTGCCAGTTCCGCCACTTCGGCGCTGCGTTTAACAGTATAACATCGGACGACGGCGCAGATTCGTGAATTTCTGCCGGCTCAGCCGGCAATTTCTCGCGGGTCGGCGATGACGCCGGCGACGGCGCTGGCGGCAACGACGGCCGGCGAAGCGAGATAGATCTCGGCTTCTCGCGTGCCCATGCGTCCGCGGAAGTTGCGATTGGCGCTGCTGATCGTGACTTCGCCCACCGCCGGCACACCCATGTGATTTCCCATGCACGGGCCGCACCCCGGCGCGCTGATCACGCCGCCGGCCTCCAGGAAGGTCGCCACATAGCCGAGCCGAAGCGCGGCTTGCAGCACCTCGGATGATGCCGGATTCCACAGCAGGCGCGTCGTGCGCGCCACGCGACGGCCACGCAACACATCGCACGCGGCGGCGATGTCCTCAAGCCGGCCGTTCGTGCACGTGCCCAGCCACGCCTGCTGCACCGGCCGGCCTTTCACCTCGCCGATCGGCGCAACGTTGTCCACGCGATGCGGTTGCGCGACCATCGGCTCGAGTGCGCTGAGTTCGTAGCGACATTCGACGGCGTAGTTCGCGTCGGCGTCGGGATACAGCGCGTTGCGCCTCAGAGCGGCGAGTTGTGATTCGATGGCCTCGCGCTCGATGGCGTCCTGCTGCGCTACGGCCGCGCGCAGGCGACGCTGCAGGCGTTCTTCCAGATACGAGAAGACGGCCTCATCCGGCGGCAGGTAAGCGTTCTTCGCGCCGAATTCCGCCATCATGTTGGGAATGACCATCCGGCTTTCCAAGCTCAGTTGGCTGATGCCGTCGCCATGAAATTCCACCGAGCGATAGAGGCCCCCATCCTGGCCGAGGTCGCCGATCAGCTTGAGGCAGAAATCCTTAGTCGTGACCCAGGGCGGCAGGCTGCCGGTGACGGTTACCCGCATGCTTTCCGGCACGCGCAGCCATAGCTCACCCGTCGCCCAGAGGGCCGCCACTTCGCTGCGCCCGATGCCGGCGCCGAACGCGCCCAGCCACCCAAAATGCGTCGTGTGCGAGTCTGAGCCGAGGATGGTCATCCCCGGCAGCACGAGCGCCTCTTCGCTGAGCACCTGATGACAGATGCCGCGCCCGACCTCGAAGAAGTGCCTGACGCCCTGCTCGCGCACGAAGCGGCGCACCTCGGCGTGGTTTTGCGCGTGCTGCGTCGTCGGCGCAGGCACGGCGTGATCAAGCGTGATGCACAGGCGCTCGGGGTGCTTGACCCGCTCGACGCCGAGCTGTCGGAATAATCGGTAGATGGCGGCGGTGTTGTCGTGGCTGAGCACGCGATCGGGACGCGCGTCAACGATCTGCCCGGCGGTCACCTCGGACTGGCCCGAAGCGCGCGCCAGCGCCTTCTCTGCGAACGTTTTGCCCATGACTGTGGTCGGCAGAGGATTATACGGCGGCGGCTACGCGGATTTTAAGTGTGCGAGGGGAGGAGCGGGCTTTGTCGTGCGCTGGGGGCATCCGGTTGCTGCAACATGGGCGAGTCTTCATGGAAGGGCGGTAAGATGCGCATCGGTAGCTCGACGCGCAGGTCGGGCGCCCAGGGTCGGTCTGCCACCGCTCGCAGGAACCATGCGATCTGATAAAGGCGGCCGTCGTAGCTTATGGGGCTTTCAGGCGCCACGCGCAGCGTAAATCGTTGTTTTTGGCCGGGCGTGGGGGAAAGGGTGGCCTGGCCCACGACATGTTCCCAACGCCTTTTCTCCCAAAACCATTTGCCGACCACAATGCGATAGCCCAGCTCAATCCGCAGTGCGCGGGGCCGCGAGGCGTCGTTTAGATCAAGCCAGGTGATCTCTCCTGTGACCACGTCGCCCAGCGCCGATGTGGTGCGGCTCACGTTCAGGTGGAGTGAATCGGTGGTGAGCAGCGACGGCGCCGAGGAGGAGACAACAATAGGGCGTTTGGCGGCTTGGGGGAGGACGTGCAAGGCGATCTCCTCTTTGAGGTCGGGCCACCCGGGCAGGCGTAGGCGAAAGGCAATCTCCCAGTCGAACGCCAGCTTGCAATTAAGGACTTCTTCTTGGTGGAAAGTGGGCATGGCGTCGAGGGGGAGGAGGAGCTGGGCGGTGTAAGTTTGTGGCTGGTTGGCGACCAGGTCAACGGTTTCGGCAAGGGTGAGGGCTTGGTGGATGACTTGGGCGGTGTGTGACCATGTGATGTGCCCAGCCCGGAGTTTGATGAACTCTTTCCCGTTGAGGGTCAAGGTAGCGGGTCCGGCGCGGAAGGCGCGCCGGGGGGTGAGGGTGATATGTAAGGTGAGCGTCTCCCCCAGTCGCGCTTCGGCAGGTGCAACGGTGATGTGCGCTGTGGCGGCGGAAGCAGCGATGCCCTGGATGAGGGTCAAGATGCCGCCTCCGAGGAATATGAAGCCAAGCACGCCGACCCAAGCGCCCAGCTCATCCCACCACGTGTGGCTAGGGGCGGTCCAAAAAAGCCATCCGCCCAGGGCCATGCCGGCCAACCCCAAAAGCCCGATGAAGATGCCGGCGAGAATCAGACCGATGCTGTCTTTCATCGCGGTTTTCACGAACTCCGGAGATGTGGTGGGGAATATTAAACCCGCTGCAGGATGAGAGGAAGCGGGCAGATTGTGAAGCGCCGGTCTCACCTCCAGTGTCCTCGTGCGGACGTTAGCTGTTTCAACCTCGCACGCGGAGGCGCGAGTTGCGCGGCGATAGCAGGTTTCAGTGTCCTCGTGCGGACGTTAGCTGTTTCAACTCTGAGCAACCGCAGTGTCCAACGCAACATCTAACAACTTTCAGTGTCCTCGTGCGGACGTTAGCTGTTTCAACCACCATCGCCCTATATGCATACTTTTCATATTAACGGTTTCAGTGTCCTCGTGCGGACGTTAGCTGTTTCAACCCAAAGTCGGCGCTTGGTAGAACGCGCCGATACGCTGGGT is part of the Candidatus Roseilinea sp. genome and harbors:
- a CDS encoding selenocysteine-specific translation factor, with amino-acid sequence MRVIATAGHVDHGKSTLVRALTGIDPDRLREEQQREMTIDLGFAWMTLPNGEPVSIVDVPGHIDFIENMLAGVGGVDAALLVIAADEGPMPQTVEHLAILGLLQVRCGIVALTKLDLISDPTWIALVNDEIRRLLAGTPLAGAAIVPVSAKTGQGLAELSAALARALADAPARRDIGRPRLPVDRAFKLPGFGVVVTGTLSDGVFEVGDEVEVITQRGETLSARIRGLQTHKQKITRAHIGSRLAVNLSGIAAEHIARGCVVARPGTLAPTTLVDAWLEVLSDHARQATAMRRAFALRHNAEVKIFSGAAHSVARVRLLEGDALLPGESGWAQLQLAAPMALANGDRFIVRLPSPSVTIGGGVIVNAHPQMRYRRKGGRADDQVLKRLATLRRGSPTERLLQALEELAFASPAEAAARAQLEAEDLQAALADLSEQGAIVIAPDAKGGRILSGRETWQRMRHSAQEILDAYHKAHPLAEGMPREALRSRLGLPAEVFDALLKSGYDSSDSTRFVDSGGVVRLATHEIRFDADQQAAVDALLARCRAQPWATPSVKEARAAVGDPVYEVMLRRRMLVQLNDEVVLLPETYAQAVEQVRDFIAREGSMTAAQARDLFGTTRKYALALMEHLDAIGVTCRLGDARVLKG
- a CDS encoding heat-shock protein Hsp20; amino-acid sequence: MATYLTRRTWNPAGEMLALSEVMDQLMRNAFVNTSRWLGDGFDFEAPAVDVVETPEGFTVKAALPGWKPEDVDVTVENGMLTLKGEWKQEQEDKDEKSRWHRREIRYSSFERSIALPTEVEADKAQATFENGILTLHIPKAEVVKPKQIKIAVK
- the tgt gene encoding queuine tRNA-ribosyltransferase; translated protein: MCFSFELTCTDGRARAGVLQTPHGAVLTPAFMPVGTQATVKAIPPRDLEEVGAQIILANTYHLYLRPGDERIARRGGLHRFMSWSHPILTDSGGFQVFSLSEMRKIDDDGVTFRSHLDGSLHRFTPEKAIRIQENLGADIIMCFDECPPPTDREYNAIALARTHAWAARCREAHTRTDQALFGIAQGGIFRDLREQSARFLTSLDFPGYAIGGLAVGEEKADMFQVIAWMDDALPAHKPRYLMGVGEPTDLIRAVQRGVDMADCVLPTRLARHGAAFTRDGRINMRNRIYAEDERPIDPECDCYTCRNFSRAYVRHLLQAGEILGLYLMSVHNIAFLLNLMRAAREAIVQQRFAAFAQTWLTRYERTENPTHL
- the ycgR gene encoding UPF0718 protein YcgR produces the protein MFPYGSVGSIPTFGISTTTTANAHIGPASPAHRASRGRYNCAEGMTQQRLSTLLLIALAMLLGTIALDALLPILRLPAVPLPDLLQNYVTVFLGIFIEAAPFLLLGSLTSGLIAEFVTADDIARLFPRNKIAGAIAGALLGMIFPVCECGVVPVVRRLYQKGFPISAGIAFLLGAPVLNPIVIASTYAAFGPGPIFWGRIAFTLLIATGIGLVFGVQSNLARVIAPRTFAPVMGGMDAWRAQRLSSWRGDSPLVPEQPSGSIILRLQNAFSIAADEFFDMGRFLVVGTLLAATLQTFIPQQALIGIGRDSVTSVIALQLLAFVLSVCSTVDAFLALSFVNTFTVGSVIAFLVFGPMVDIKSTTLYLNVFRPRVVGYIIALCFLSALLIGVFINLNVAW
- the leuC gene encoding 3-isopropylmalate dehydratase large subunit: MGKTFAEKALARASGQSEVTAGQIVDARPDRVLSHDNTAAIYRLFRQLGVERVKHPERLCITLDHAVPAPTTQHAQNHAEVRRFVREQGVRHFFEVGRGICHQVLSEEALVLPGMTILGSDSHTTHFGWLGAFGAGIGRSEVAALWATGELWLRVPESMRVTVTGSLPPWVTTKDFCLKLIGDLGQDGGLYRSVEFHGDGISQLSLESRMVIPNMMAEFGAKNAYLPPDEAVFSYLEERLQRRLRAAVAQQDAIEREAIESQLAALRRNALYPDADANYAVECRYELSALEPMVAQPHRVDNVAPIGEVKGRPVQQAWLGTCTNGRLEDIAAACDVLRGRRVARTTRLLWNPASSEVLQAALRLGYVATFLEAGGVISAPGCGPCMGNHMGVPAVGEVTISSANRNFRGRMGTREAEIYLASPAVVAASAVAGVIADPREIAG